In the genome of Streptomyces sp. NBC_00190, one region contains:
- a CDS encoding helicase C-terminal domain-containing protein — protein MGTGRLTGRRDQEATVPEESTAGGSGGSGAPRSLAEALRARDDSALAALLHARPDLLGPVPGDVTQLATRAGTRASVVRALERLDRFALQTAEALAVAPDPCPYPVLESLLTGEEGTTGEDNGARAALPRAMATLRDQALVWGDDDRLRLVRTARELLAPSPQRPSPTGLGPTVAEATAGMSPTRIQEIVAAVGLPATHDPVSAVSALTGLFTDPERMSALLDRAPAEAHQVLGRLVWGPPYGEVTPNPAAPVRWLRDHGLLLPATARTVVLPREVALHLRGGLAHRDTSPVAPPVPAHREHRPQLVDANAAGQALGALSTVEELVKSWEHAGPLVLRAGGLAVRDLKRAAAALDTTESAAAFWIELAYAAGLLASDGEADERYAPTPAFDDWVELPPAERWSALAAAWLPATRTAGLVGEQDSKGRTLSVLGPELDRSAAPEVRRRALELLAALPEGASPDPDALLDRLAWERPVRGTGDLRARLAHWTLTEAEILGVSGRGALSGFGRALLERRDPAPLLSPLLPEPVDHVLLQADLTAVAPGPLRRPLGDTMALLADVESKGGATVYRFTPGSVRRALDAGHAAADLHAFLKEHSRTPVPQPLAYLIDDVARRHGHLRVGSASSYVRCDDDAMLGEILADKRSAGLGLRRLAPTVLAAQAEPTSLLEGLRAMGYAPAAESRTGDVLVARADAHRTPARSAPVPVPDGPPVPDETLLRAAVRAIRAGDLAATAVRKEPVASAAVPGELPRTSAAETLATVQAAALTGSAVWIGYVNADGAASQRVIAPVRVEGGFVTGYDHTADEVRTYALHRITGVAELAEDHV, from the coding sequence ATGGGGACCGGCCGACTGACCGGCCGACGCGACCAGGAGGCGACTGTGCCCGAGGAAAGCACTGCGGGAGGATCCGGCGGAAGCGGCGCCCCGCGCTCCCTCGCCGAGGCGCTTCGCGCCCGCGACGACTCGGCGCTCGCCGCCCTGCTGCACGCCCGCCCGGACCTGCTCGGCCCGGTGCCCGGCGACGTGACCCAGCTGGCCACCCGCGCCGGCACCCGGGCCTCGGTGGTACGGGCGCTGGAACGCCTGGACCGGTTCGCGCTGCAGACCGCCGAGGCACTGGCGGTCGCCCCGGACCCCTGCCCGTACCCGGTGCTGGAATCGCTGCTGACCGGCGAGGAGGGCACCACCGGCGAGGACAACGGGGCCCGCGCGGCGCTCCCCCGGGCCATGGCCACCCTGCGCGACCAGGCCCTGGTGTGGGGCGACGACGACCGGCTGCGCCTGGTGCGCACCGCCCGCGAACTGCTCGCGCCGTCGCCCCAGCGGCCCTCCCCGACCGGCCTCGGCCCCACCGTCGCCGAGGCCACGGCCGGGATGTCGCCGACCCGGATCCAGGAGATCGTGGCGGCCGTCGGACTGCCCGCCACCCACGACCCGGTGTCCGCGGTGTCGGCGCTGACCGGGCTGTTCACCGACCCGGAGCGGATGTCGGCCCTGCTGGACCGGGCCCCCGCGGAGGCCCACCAGGTGCTCGGGCGGCTCGTGTGGGGGCCGCCGTACGGGGAGGTCACCCCGAACCCGGCCGCGCCGGTGCGCTGGCTGCGCGACCACGGGCTGCTGCTCCCCGCCACCGCACGCACCGTGGTCCTGCCCCGCGAGGTGGCGCTGCACCTGCGCGGCGGGCTCGCGCACCGGGACACCTCGCCGGTGGCCCCGCCCGTTCCCGCGCACCGCGAGCACCGTCCACAGCTTGTGGACGCGAACGCCGCCGGGCAGGCGCTGGGCGCGCTGTCCACCGTCGAGGAGCTGGTGAAGTCCTGGGAGCACGCCGGTCCGCTGGTGCTGCGCGCGGGCGGGCTCGCCGTACGGGACCTCAAGCGGGCCGCGGCCGCCCTGGACACCACCGAGTCCGCGGCGGCGTTCTGGATCGAACTCGCCTACGCGGCCGGCCTGCTGGCCAGTGACGGGGAGGCGGACGAGCGGTACGCGCCCACCCCCGCCTTCGACGACTGGGTCGAACTGCCGCCCGCCGAGCGGTGGTCGGCGCTCGCGGCGGCCTGGCTGCCGGCCACCCGCACCGCCGGCCTGGTCGGCGAACAGGACAGCAAGGGACGCACCCTGTCGGTGCTCGGCCCCGAACTCGACCGCTCCGCCGCCCCCGAGGTGCGCCGACGCGCCCTGGAGCTCCTGGCCGCCCTGCCCGAGGGCGCCTCCCCCGACCCGGACGCCCTGCTGGACCGGCTCGCGTGGGAGCGTCCCGTACGCGGCACCGGCGACCTGCGGGCCCGCCTCGCGCACTGGACGCTGACCGAGGCGGAGATCCTCGGCGTCAGCGGCCGGGGCGCGCTCAGCGGCTTCGGCCGCGCCCTGCTGGAGCGGCGCGACCCGGCGCCGCTGCTGAGCCCGCTGCTGCCGGAGCCGGTGGACCACGTACTACTGCAGGCCGACCTGACGGCGGTGGCCCCCGGCCCGCTGCGCCGCCCGCTCGGCGACACGATGGCGCTGCTCGCGGACGTGGAGTCCAAGGGCGGGGCCACGGTGTACCGCTTCACGCCCGGGTCGGTGCGGCGCGCCCTGGACGCCGGGCACGCCGCCGCCGACCTGCACGCCTTCCTCAAGGAACACAGCCGCACGCCGGTCCCGCAGCCGCTGGCCTACCTGATCGACGACGTCGCCCGGCGGCACGGGCACCTGCGGGTCGGTTCGGCGTCCTCGTACGTGCGCTGCGACGACGACGCGATGCTGGGCGAGATCCTGGCCGACAAGCGGTCGGCGGGGCTGGGGCTGCGCCGCCTCGCGCCGACGGTGCTGGCCGCGCAGGCCGAACCCACGTCCCTGCTGGAGGGGTTGCGGGCCATGGGGTACGCGCCGGCCGCGGAGTCCCGTACCGGCGACGTGCTGGTGGCGCGGGCCGACGCCCACCGCACGCCGGCCCGCTCGGCTCCCGTACCGGTGCCGGACGGCCCGCCGGTGCCGGACGAGACGCTGCTGCGGGCGGCCGTACGGGCGATCCGCGCGGGCGACCTGGCGGCGACGGCCGTGCGCAAGGAGCCGGTGGCCTCCGCGGCCGTGCCGGGCGAACTGCCGCGCACGAGCGCGGCGGAGACCCTGGCGACGGTGCAGGCGGCCGCGCTGACCGGGTCGGCCGTGTGGATCGGGTACGTGAACGCGGACGGGGCGGCGAGCCAGCGGGTCATCGCCCCGGTGCGGGTGGAGGGCGGCTTCGTCACCGGCTACGACCACACGGCGGACGAGG